The Actinomycetota bacterium genome contains a region encoding:
- a CDS encoding site-specific integrase, producing the protein MRGHVRKRGTSWSIVFDAGRDPDTGRRRQRWQGGFRTKREAEAELNRQLHQVEQGADAFPSNITLADFAVRWLEHQESRLRPLTHDRYKRLMEREILPLLGSVRLSKLRPAHVQQLLDRMTKKGAAPRTVLQARAVLGSAVSTAVAWGLITVNPVRSVRPPRVERARLDIPTGEQLRQLMTAARGTIWEAPIVLAATTGMRRSEVLGLRWADVDLRRGRVRVTRTLQRSPDRTLQFFDPKTTRARREIVLPNFVPPILLEHGKAQAERKLLAGAEWQDFDLVCERGDGRPMDPDSFGHAFKRLAAEAGISPKTRLHDIRHGVATVLLEQQVHPAIASAVLGHASESFTMATYQHVTPRMTEAAARSLEAVLTPVEGPAGHTAP; encoded by the coding sequence GTGCGCGGACACGTCCGGAAGCGTGGGACGAGCTGGTCGATCGTGTTTGACGCGGGCCGCGATCCCGACACCGGCCGGCGCCGCCAGCGGTGGCAGGGAGGCTTCCGTACGAAGCGCGAGGCCGAGGCGGAACTCAACCGGCAGCTGCACCAGGTCGAGCAGGGCGCGGATGCCTTCCCGAGCAACATCACGCTCGCCGACTTCGCAGTCCGGTGGCTTGAGCATCAGGAGTCCCGGCTGCGGCCGCTGACGCACGACCGGTACAAGCGGCTGATGGAGCGCGAGATCCTCCCGCTGCTCGGATCGGTGCGGCTGTCGAAGCTGCGCCCGGCCCACGTGCAGCAGCTCCTCGACCGGATGACGAAGAAGGGCGCCGCCCCGCGAACCGTGTTGCAGGCGCGCGCCGTCCTCGGCTCGGCGGTCAGCACCGCGGTTGCGTGGGGCCTGATCACCGTGAACCCGGTTCGGTCGGTGCGGCCGCCGCGCGTCGAACGCGCGCGCCTCGACATCCCGACCGGTGAGCAGCTCCGCCAGCTAATGACCGCCGCGCGCGGCACGATTTGGGAGGCGCCGATCGTGCTCGCCGCGACGACCGGCATGCGGCGCTCGGAGGTACTTGGGCTGCGGTGGGCCGACGTGGATCTCAGGAGGGGCCGCGTGCGTGTGACGCGCACGCTGCAACGTTCGCCCGATCGCACGTTGCAGTTCTTCGACCCCAAGACGACGCGCGCGCGACGCGAGATCGTCCTGCCGAACTTCGTGCCGCCGATCCTGCTCGAACACGGCAAGGCGCAGGCCGAGCGCAAGCTGCTGGCGGGCGCCGAGTGGCAGGACTTCGACCTCGTGTGCGAGCGCGGCGACGGCCGGCCCATGGACCCCGACTCCTTTGGCCACGCGTTCAAGCGCCTGGCGGCCGAGGCCGGCATCTCACCGAAGACCCGCCTGCACGACATCCGCCACGGCGTCGCCACGGTGCTGCTCGAACAGCAGGTCCACCCGGCGATCGCGTCGGCCGTCCTCGGCCATGCGTCCGAGAGCTTTACCATGGCCACCTACCAGCACGTGACGCCGCGCATGACCGAGGCCGCAGCGCGCTCTCTGGAGGCGGTGCTCACGCCCGTCGAGGGGCCGGCGGGGCATACTGCACCGTGA